Proteins encoded within one genomic window of Haloplanus vescus:
- a CDS encoding class I SAM-dependent methyltransferase, with protein MTRPDPQATYDRIADHFAATREYPWPEIEEFVDDAPTADVALDVGCGNGRHAEVLAQNADRVVALDVSRGLLQTARRRQAASGFDAHLVQGNAAALPLRDGAVSIAVYVATLHHLRPRATRVDSLDELARVLAPGGRALIGVWSTAHDRFDADEGFDTTIDWTLPGGEAVPRYYHVYDPDEFDRDLAASALSVHERFESSGNCYAVVGA; from the coding sequence ATGACGCGACCGGACCCGCAGGCCACCTACGACCGCATCGCGGACCACTTCGCCGCGACCCGGGAGTATCCGTGGCCCGAGATAGAGGAATTCGTCGACGACGCTCCGACCGCCGACGTGGCGCTCGACGTGGGGTGTGGGAACGGGCGCCACGCCGAAGTGCTCGCCCAGAACGCTGACCGCGTCGTCGCCCTCGACGTGAGTCGCGGCCTCCTCCAGACGGCGCGCCGCCGTCAAGCGGCCAGCGGCTTCGACGCCCACCTCGTGCAGGGTAACGCCGCCGCGCTCCCGCTTCGGGACGGCGCCGTCTCGATCGCGGTGTACGTGGCGACGCTTCACCACCTCCGGCCGCGGGCGACCCGCGTCGACTCGCTAGACGAACTCGCGCGCGTCCTCGCCCCCGGCGGGCGAGCACTCATCGGCGTCTGGAGTACCGCCCACGACCGCTTCGACGCCGACGAGGGGTTCGACACCACCATCGACTGGACGCTCCCCGGCGGCGAGGCGGTGCCGCGATACTACCACGTCTACGACCCCGACGAGTTCGACCGTGACCTCGCGGCGAGTGCGCTCTCCGTCCACGAGCGGTTCGAATCCAGCGGGAACTGCTACGCGGTGGTCGGCGCGTGA
- a CDS encoding NAD(P)/FAD-dependent oxidoreductase, which produces MTDSDTDYDVAIVGGGPAGLTAALYTTRLGLDTLIVNRGGGRAAMMQDTHNVIGVTEDTSGVEFLQTAREQVEAYGATYRRGFVSDVADVGDAFALDVDDGEDTVTVRQVVLATGFSDAKPDPPLPPTGRGLHYCLHCDAYMFVDESVYVMGHGDSAAYVAMIMLNFTDEVDLLTRGDDPTWSEDTDQMLRAHPIDVIHEEISGMTRGDDGWLESFEFEDGTVREYRGGFPMYGSDYNNDLAAALGCDLTDDGTVAVDDHGRTSVDGVYAVGDLVPGHNQIPVAMGQGAKAGIAIHMDLRPFPRSVEDIDREGPVDADEVPAISESLRETARAFREGAVESAADD; this is translated from the coding sequence ATGACCGACAGCGACACCGACTACGACGTAGCCATCGTCGGCGGCGGGCCCGCGGGCCTGACGGCCGCGCTCTACACCACCCGCCTCGGTCTCGACACACTCATCGTGAACCGCGGTGGCGGCCGCGCCGCGATGATGCAGGACACGCACAACGTCATCGGCGTCACCGAAGACACCTCAGGCGTCGAGTTCCTCCAGACCGCCCGCGAACAGGTCGAAGCCTACGGCGCCACCTACCGCCGCGGGTTCGTGAGCGACGTGGCGGACGTCGGCGACGCCTTCGCCCTCGACGTCGACGACGGCGAGGACACCGTCACCGTGCGTCAGGTCGTCCTCGCCACTGGATTCAGCGACGCGAAACCCGACCCGCCGCTCCCGCCGACGGGGCGTGGCCTCCACTACTGTCTCCACTGTGACGCCTACATGTTCGTCGACGAGTCCGTCTACGTGATGGGCCACGGCGACAGCGCCGCCTACGTCGCCATGATCATGCTCAACTTCACCGACGAGGTGGACCTGCTCACCCGCGGCGATGACCCGACGTGGAGCGAGGACACCGACCAGATGCTGCGAGCCCACCCCATCGACGTGATTCACGAGGAGATTTCGGGCATGACCCGGGGCGACGACGGCTGGCTGGAGAGTTTCGAGTTCGAGGACGGCACCGTCCGCGAGTACCGCGGTGGCTTCCCGATGTACGGCTCGGACTACAACAACGACCTCGCCGCTGCCCTCGGCTGTGACCTGACCGACGACGGCACCGTCGCCGTCGACGACCACGGGCGCACGAGCGTCGACGGCGTCTACGCCGTCGGTGACCTCGTCCCCGGCCACAACCAGATTCCGGTCGCGATGGGACAGGGAGCGAAAGCCGGCATCGCCATCCACATGGACCTCCGCCCGTTCCCCCGGAGCGTCGAGGACATCGACCGCGAGGGCCCGGTCGACGCCGACGAGGTGCCCGCCATCTCCGAGTCGCTCCGGGAGACGGCGCGCGCGTTCCGCGAGGGTGCCGTCGAATCGGCGGCCGACGACTAA
- a CDS encoding RAD55 family ATPase — protein MAYSTPGVVPVDEFPPGTSILVAGPPLTRKRELMIDLLGDDGDEGAVMVTTKMGAGKLLQLFRDWNGDRPADRLHVVDCVTKERGIGQVRETDTTSYLSSSRDMTGLSIELSGLFQDYHQSGDPMRFGVHSLSTFLMYHNLQRVYRMVHVLSGQIESAGALGVFVVDYPTDRELNMLSQLIDGVIETRETDDGCELRLRGLGGRSAGWQSY, from the coding sequence ATGGCATACTCGACACCCGGTGTCGTCCCGGTCGACGAGTTCCCCCCGGGAACATCGATTCTTGTCGCCGGGCCGCCACTCACGCGCAAGCGTGAACTCATGATAGACCTCCTCGGTGACGACGGCGACGAGGGCGCCGTCATGGTGACGACGAAGATGGGGGCCGGGAAGCTGCTCCAACTGTTTCGGGACTGGAACGGCGACCGGCCCGCCGACCGACTCCACGTCGTCGACTGCGTAACGAAAGAGCGCGGCATCGGACAGGTGCGCGAGACGGATACGACCTCGTATCTCTCCTCCTCGCGGGACATGACGGGTCTCAGCATCGAACTCTCCGGACTGTTCCAGGACTACCACCAGTCCGGCGACCCGATGCGGTTCGGCGTCCACTCGCTGTCGACGTTCCTCATGTATCACAACCTCCAGCGAGTCTACCGGATGGTCCACGTGTTGAGCGGACAGATAGAGAGCGCGGGCGCACTCGGCGTGTTCGTCGTCGATTACCCGACGGACCGCGAACTCAACATGCTGAGCCAGTTGATCGACGGCGTCATCGAGACCCGAGAGACCGACGACGGCTGTGAACTCCGACTCCGTGGCCTCGGCGGGCGGTCGGCGGGCTGGCAGTCCTACTGA
- a CDS encoding type II secretion system F family protein, which produces MIGELLPLVLVVVLALPILLSPVSERVSLLVSRLAVPIFGDYVERSSRRDWQQERLRSTHVGTTHRVFASRTLFLSGLAGAAGGILGVYVATWLVDLFSISREAIFAAVPPALSFLAGLTRLQDLTLLGLFVLFLFFGVTVGSVLGALTYWARWAYLDQLSNARASEIEATLPRTIAFVYALSRSGMPFPKVLQTLSRNEDIYGEAAREMGVAVRDMNTFSTDILTAIRRTADRTPSEGLAEFSDNLASVLGSGRNLSEFLRGQYERYQEEAEAQQEQYLELVSTLAEIYVTVLVAGPLFFITVLVVIGLVIEDTITLVRFIGYAGIPLASAGFVVYIDSLTQRDTMTDVSRDVASSMGRGSGALTASDGGVALEGENAERLAAYDQLRALRQWLNQPLRTVLEQPWVSFVVTAPLGVVWVFYRATPIPLGPSALQTLDGPVIEATLFAMGVFALFHEVHKRRIRAIERAVPDFLDRLASVNEAGMSIVESLRRIADTDLGGLEEEVDRTWQDVRWGADVSTALHRFAARTRVRMVAQSVTLITNAMSASGDLGPVLRIAANEAQETQRLRRERQQEMLTYILVIYISVLVFLGIIVALTVAFIPAVQQTAGGATGAVGGSAPGTGTGGSGVTSAFSGSSVNADAYNLLFFHMSAIQAVCSGLVAGKLAEGGVADGVKHAAGLLALTFVVFAFLL; this is translated from the coding sequence GTGATTGGCGAACTCCTCCCGCTCGTCCTGGTCGTCGTCCTCGCGCTTCCCATCCTCCTATCGCCGGTCAGCGAGCGCGTGAGCCTGCTAGTCTCGCGGCTGGCCGTCCCCATCTTCGGCGACTACGTCGAACGCAGTTCGCGCCGCGACTGGCAGCAGGAACGCCTGCGCTCGACACACGTCGGCACCACGCACCGCGTGTTCGCCTCGCGCACGCTGTTTCTCAGCGGCCTCGCCGGCGCGGCCGGCGGCATCCTCGGCGTGTACGTCGCGACGTGGCTGGTCGACCTGTTTTCCATCAGCCGCGAGGCGATTTTCGCCGCCGTCCCGCCGGCGCTCTCCTTTCTGGCTGGCCTCACGCGCCTGCAAGACCTGACGCTGCTCGGTCTGTTCGTCCTCTTTCTCTTCTTCGGCGTGACGGTCGGCTCGGTGCTCGGCGCGCTTACCTACTGGGCGCGGTGGGCGTACCTCGACCAGCTGTCGAACGCCCGCGCCAGCGAAATCGAGGCGACGCTCCCGCGGACCATCGCATTCGTCTACGCCCTCTCTCGGAGCGGGATGCCGTTCCCGAAGGTGTTGCAGACGCTGTCGCGAAACGAGGACATCTACGGCGAGGCCGCCCGAGAGATGGGCGTCGCGGTGCGAGACATGAACACGTTCTCGACGGACATCTTGACGGCGATTCGCCGGACCGCCGACCGGACGCCGAGCGAGGGCTTGGCGGAGTTCTCCGACAACCTGGCGAGCGTGCTCGGGAGCGGGCGCAACCTCTCGGAGTTCCTCCGCGGGCAGTACGAGCGCTACCAGGAGGAAGCCGAGGCCCAACAGGAGCAGTATCTCGAACTCGTCTCGACGCTCGCCGAGATATACGTCACCGTCCTCGTCGCCGGGCCGCTCTTTTTCATCACCGTCCTCGTCGTCATCGGCCTGGTCATCGAGGACACGATTACCCTCGTCCGGTTCATCGGCTACGCGGGAATCCCGCTCGCGAGCGCGGGCTTCGTCGTCTACATCGACAGCCTGACCCAGCGCGACACGATGACGGACGTGAGCCGGGACGTGGCGTCGTCGATGGGCAGGGGAAGTGGCGCCCTGACGGCCTCGGACGGCGGCGTGGCGCTGGAGGGCGAGAACGCCGAACGACTCGCCGCGTACGACCAGTTGCGCGCGCTGCGCCAGTGGCTGAACCAACCGCTGCGGACCGTCCTCGAACAGCCGTGGGTGAGTTTCGTCGTGACCGCGCCCCTCGGCGTCGTCTGGGTGTTCTACCGCGCCACCCCGATTCCGCTCGGTCCGTCGGCGCTCCAGACGCTCGACGGCCCGGTCATCGAAGCCACCCTCTTCGCGATGGGCGTGTTCGCGCTCTTCCACGAGGTCCACAAGCGTCGGATTCGCGCCATCGAGCGCGCCGTCCCGGACTTCCTCGACCGCCTCGCGAGCGTCAACGAGGCGGGGATGAGCATCGTCGAGAGCCTGCGGCGCATCGCCGACACCGACCTCGGCGGACTGGAGGAGGAAGTCGACCGCACCTGGCAAGACGTTCGCTGGGGGGCCGACGTGAGCACCGCACTCCACCGGTTCGCCGCCCGGACGCGCGTCCGGATGGTCGCCCAGTCCGTCACGCTCATCACGAACGCCATGAGCGCGAGCGGTGACCTCGGTCCCGTGCTTCGCATCGCTGCCAACGAGGCCCAAGAGACCCAGCGACTCCGCCGCGAGCGACAACAGGAGATGCTCACCTACATCCTCGTCATCTACATCTCCGTGCTCGTCTTCCTCGGCATCATCGTCGCGCTGACCGTCGCGTTCATCCCCGCCGTCCAGCAGACGGCGGGCGGGGCGACCGGCGCAGTCGGTGGGAGTGCACCCGGCACGGGAACCGGCGGTAGCGGCGTCACCAGCGCGTTCAGTGGGTCGTCAGTGAACGCCGACGCGTACAACCTCCTCTTCTTCCACATGTCGGCGATTCAGGCCGTCTGTTCCGGCCTCGTTGCAGGGAAACTCGCCGAAGGCGGGGTCGCCGACGGCGTCAAACACGCCGCCGGGTTGCTCGCGCTGACGTTCGTCGTCTTCGCGTTCCTCCTCTGA
- a CDS encoding type II/IV secretion system ATPase subunit, producing the protein MSEDAASKTDGPFGSLGRRLVRTYEMLRGSTLDVRPFRPGEDGPLSHFDCPPGHEELDRYWVNAPYAYVVITRDTEESKNVYHAVEPDLTDFESRLRDRVTTDIRDPLLYRDDTENADEEVLARELESLLEEYGVDVHMHTFYKLLYYLVRGFRGFGRIDPLMHDPHIEDVSCDGYGLPIFVYHDQYTDIETNIVFEESEELDNYVVQLAQQSGRHISVGDPIVGTTLPDGSRIELALGEEVTPRGSAFTIRQYADEPFTPIDLINYGTFNIQQMAYLWLAIEHNKSLIFAGGTASGKTTSMNAVSMFIPPRSKVLSIEDTRELSLYHDNWLSSVTRERLHEGADIDMYDLLRSALRHRPEYIIVGEVRGDEAVTLFQAMNTGHTTFSTMHADSIETVINRLENEPINVPRAMIQSLDLLSVQRLTRLDGERVRRTNAISEIGGIDQRTGELDYSNAFTWDADNDTFQRQDSALLDEIQDDRGWTRSELLEEMQNRRQFLRVLQDRGITDYRQFTALVNEYYDDAERVLERIETIEGGTGP; encoded by the coding sequence ATGTCTGAGGACGCGGCGTCGAAAACCGACGGACCGTTCGGGAGCCTCGGGCGACGGCTCGTCCGGACGTACGAGATGCTCCGCGGGTCGACACTCGACGTGCGTCCCTTCCGCCCCGGAGAGGACGGCCCACTCTCTCACTTCGACTGCCCGCCGGGCCACGAGGAGCTCGACCGCTACTGGGTGAACGCCCCGTACGCGTACGTCGTCATCACGCGCGACACGGAGGAGAGCAAGAACGTCTATCACGCGGTCGAACCCGACCTCACGGACTTCGAGTCGCGGCTGCGCGACAGAGTGACGACCGACATCCGCGACCCGTTGCTCTACCGCGACGACACCGAGAACGCCGACGAGGAAGTGCTCGCGAGAGAGTTGGAGTCGCTGCTGGAGGAGTACGGCGTCGACGTGCACATGCACACCTTCTACAAGCTCCTCTACTACCTCGTTCGCGGGTTTCGGGGGTTCGGGCGCATCGACCCGCTGATGCACGACCCGCACATCGAGGACGTCTCGTGTGACGGCTACGGGCTCCCCATCTTCGTCTATCACGACCAGTACACCGACATCGAGACGAACATCGTCTTCGAGGAGTCGGAGGAACTCGACAACTACGTGGTGCAGTTGGCCCAGCAGTCGGGACGCCACATCAGCGTCGGGGACCCCATCGTGGGGACGACGCTCCCCGACGGCTCGCGAATCGAACTGGCGCTTGGCGAGGAGGTGACGCCGCGCGGGTCGGCGTTCACCATCCGCCAGTACGCCGACGAACCGTTCACGCCAATCGACCTCATCAACTACGGCACCTTCAACATCCAGCAGATGGCGTACCTGTGGCTCGCCATCGAGCACAACAAGTCGCTCATCTTCGCGGGCGGGACGGCCTCCGGGAAGACCACGTCGATGAACGCGGTGTCGATGTTCATCCCCCCGCGCTCGAAGGTGCTCTCCATCGAGGACACCCGCGAACTGTCGCTGTATCACGACAACTGGCTGTCGAGTGTCACACGCGAACGACTCCACGAGGGCGCGGACATCGACATGTACGACCTGCTTCGCTCGGCGCTTCGCCACCGCCCCGAGTACATCATCGTCGGCGAGGTGCGCGGCGACGAAGCGGTGACGCTCTTCCAGGCGATGAACACCGGGCACACGACGTTCTCGACGATGCACGCCGACAGCATCGAGACGGTCATCAACCGGCTGGAGAACGAACCCATCAACGTGCCGCGGGCGATGATTCAGTCACTCGACCTGCTCTCGGTGCAGCGTCTCACGCGCCTCGACGGCGAACGCGTCCGCCGGACCAACGCCATCAGCGAAATCGGCGGCATCGACCAGCGGACGGGCGAACTCGACTACTCCAACGCCTTCACCTGGGACGCCGACAACGACACGTTCCAGCGACAGGACAGCGCGCTCCTCGACGAGATTCAGGACGACCGCGGGTGGACGCGCAGTGAACTGCTCGAAGAGATGCAGAACCGACGCCAGTTCCTGCGCGTCCTCCAAGACCGCGGCATCACGGACTACCGGCAGTTCACGGCGCTGGTCAACGAGTACTACGACGACGCCGAACGCGTCCTCGAACGCATCGAAACCATCGAGGGCGGGACCGGACCGTGA
- a CDS encoding SDR family NAD(P)-dependent oxidoreductase, whose protein sequence is MPVTDELRTTESVRTRSSVAGQTAVVTGGSSGIGRAIAETFVADGADVVICSRTQADVDAVAEELNAADRPGSVLPVECDVTDRDSVDALAEATVEEFGGVDILVNNAGGTGEGGPLHEVAPDDWDSVIEVNLTGTYNVTHAFADSLRENGGAVVNTASMAGRYGVAEMGPYSAAKAGVSALTRTLAVEWSVDDVRVNAVEPGFIATPAVREWFGLDEIPARSDVDREIGSPHEVADAVRFLASDAASFITGQTISPTGPPNTFEPPTG, encoded by the coding sequence ATGCCAGTGACAGACGAACTCCGAACAACAGAGTCGGTTCGAACCCGGTCGAGCGTCGCCGGGCAAACGGCCGTGGTGACCGGGGGGTCGAGCGGTATCGGTCGCGCCATCGCCGAGACGTTCGTCGCGGACGGCGCCGACGTGGTCATCTGTTCGCGCACGCAGGCCGACGTCGACGCCGTCGCCGAGGAGCTGAACGCGGCCGACCGACCGGGGTCGGTGCTCCCTGTCGAATGCGACGTGACAGATCGTGACTCCGTCGACGCGCTGGCCGAGGCAACGGTCGAGGAGTTCGGCGGTGTGGATATCTTAGTGAACAACGCGGGCGGTACCGGAGAGGGTGGTCCACTCCACGAAGTTGCCCCCGACGACTGGGACAGTGTCATCGAAGTGAACCTCACCGGGACGTACAACGTCACCCACGCGTTCGCCGACTCGCTCCGCGAGAACGGCGGCGCGGTCGTCAACACGGCCAGCATGGCCGGGCGCTACGGAGTCGCCGAAATGGGACCATATAGCGCTGCAAAGGCCGGCGTCAGCGCGCTTACGCGAACGCTCGCCGTCGAGTGGAGCGTCGATGATGTTCGAGTGAACGCGGTCGAACCTGGCTTCATCGCGACGCCGGCCGTTCGCGAGTGGTTCGGTCTCGACGAGATACCCGCACGTAGCGACGTCGACCGTGAGATCGGAAGTCCGCACGAGGTCGCGGACGCGGTGCGATTCCTTGCGAGCGACGCCGCCTCGTTTATCACGGGACAGACCATCTCGCCGACCGGACCGCCGAATACGTTCGAGCCACCGACAGGGTAA